The Caproicibacterium lactatifermentans genome contains a region encoding:
- a CDS encoding NAD(P)H-dependent glycerol-3-phosphate dehydrogenase yields the protein MNVTVCGCGRWGTFLAWYTAVQCHHTVTLYGRETSVHFQQLRRTHTNGLVTLPGKMNFSSDLHNAVESAQMVIISIGAQNLRGFLQPLSPEECAGKTLVLCMKGLESDTGLRLTQVVREHLPDADVAVWVGPGHVQDFLQGIPNCMVVDSDTQAVKERVVHAFSSPLIRFYYGEDLLGNEVGAAAKNVIGIAAGMLDGLNKTALKGALMSRGTREVGRLIQAMGGKEISAYGLAHLGDYEATVFSRYSHNRQFGEDFVRGIPYDKLAEGVPTVTALLRLGSQYRVELPICQAVDAVLNGGQDANKVLSGLFLRSLKMEF from the coding sequence ATGAATGTAACCGTTTGTGGCTGTGGACGCTGGGGAACCTTCCTTGCATGGTACACGGCCGTGCAGTGTCATCACACTGTTACACTGTATGGAAGGGAAACATCGGTGCATTTTCAACAGCTGCGCCGGACACATACCAACGGACTGGTTACACTGCCGGGGAAGATGAATTTCAGCAGTGACCTGCACAACGCTGTGGAAAGTGCGCAGATGGTGATTATTTCAATTGGCGCACAAAATCTGCGCGGGTTTTTGCAGCCGCTTTCACCGGAAGAATGTGCCGGCAAAACATTGGTGTTGTGCATGAAAGGACTGGAATCTGACACCGGTCTGCGGCTGACACAGGTTGTGCGGGAACATCTGCCCGACGCTGATGTGGCGGTGTGGGTAGGCCCCGGTCATGTACAGGACTTTTTACAGGGAATCCCAAACTGCATGGTTGTTGACAGTGACACACAGGCGGTGAAGGAGCGAGTGGTTCATGCCTTTTCCAGCCCGCTGATTCGTTTTTACTACGGGGAGGACCTGCTGGGAAATGAGGTAGGCGCCGCCGCAAAAAACGTGATTGGGATAGCAGCCGGTATGCTGGACGGCCTTAATAAAACGGCACTAAAGGGCGCGCTGATGAGCCGCGGAACCAGGGAAGTCGGTCGGCTGATTCAGGCAATGGGCGGAAAAGAAATCAGCGCCTACGGACTTGCCCACCTAGGCGACTATGAAGCGACTGTGTTCAGCCGCTACAGCCACAATCGTCAATTTGGTGAAGATTTTGTACGGGGAATTCCCTACGATAAGCTGGCGGAGGGTGTCCCTACGGTGACGGCCCTTCTGCGGTTGGGCAGCCAGTATCGGGTAGAACTGCCTATTTGTCAGGCAGTTGATGCAGTTTTAAACGGCGGGCAGGACGCCAACAAAGTTTTGAGCGGCCTGTTCCTGCGGTCACTGAAAATGGAATTTTAA
- a CDS encoding sensor histidine kinase, with the protein MIKRQMDRSENPRVGWLSSRLSHKALVGLVLVAVLSGLIMCGCFLSYLRSSVDNLYNGIHTESSDSAKQAASFLMDCGGDYKALKSYAVAHSISCEVRDEKGELLFEYQSPQDNNCVVVSGSAKVTLPNQKGPLTIRTFSIPLKRQQISASISRSALVGLCVLDICIFIVVAVMLYLLVLAPIIRLRHTFREYYEHGVLPQRSTRQDELGKLQNTFADMVDVIESKAQSERRLIASVSHDIKTPLTSVMGYSERLVTSKKIPPEKQQQYLRNIHDKSIAIKNIIDEFDDYLEAGLHDTSPMYMMTLNDFCRTVKNEYQAELADAGVELTIECESPASQFRCNYEHMRRFIGNLISNSIQHANAEPLKLRLACWRENEQIILSFSDNGQGVPPDILSHIFEPFFTTDRGRKVSGLGLAICENIIHTHGGTITAANQPAGGLQIQAHLPCINE; encoded by the coding sequence ATGATAAAAAGGCAAATGGACCGCAGTGAAAATCCCCGTGTGGGGTGGCTGAGCAGCCGTCTTTCCCACAAAGCGCTGGTGGGACTGGTGCTGGTCGCGGTGCTTAGCGGGCTGATTATGTGCGGCTGTTTTCTTTCTTATTTGCGGTCCTCCGTGGACAACCTCTATAACGGCATTCATACGGAATCCAGCGACAGCGCCAAACAGGCCGCTTCCTTTCTCATGGACTGCGGCGGTGACTACAAGGCACTGAAAAGCTACGCGGTTGCCCACAGCATTTCCTGTGAAGTCCGCGACGAAAAAGGGGAACTGCTGTTTGAGTATCAGTCGCCGCAGGACAATAATTGCGTTGTCGTTTCCGGCAGCGCAAAAGTGACCCTGCCCAACCAAAAAGGCCCGCTGACTATCCGCACGTTCAGCATTCCGCTAAAGCGGCAGCAGATAAGCGCTTCCATCAGCCGCAGCGCACTGGTGGGGCTTTGTGTACTGGATATCTGCATCTTCATTGTGGTTGCCGTTATGCTTTATCTTTTGGTGCTGGCGCCCATCATTCGGCTCCGCCACACATTTCGTGAATATTACGAGCATGGTGTTCTTCCGCAGCGCAGCACCCGGCAGGACGAACTCGGCAAGCTGCAAAATACCTTTGCCGATATGGTAGATGTAATCGAAAGCAAAGCGCAGTCAGAGCGGCGGCTGATTGCCTCCGTTTCCCACGATATTAAAACGCCGCTTACGTCGGTCATGGGATACTCGGAACGTTTGGTAACTTCCAAAAAAATTCCCCCGGAAAAGCAGCAGCAGTACCTGCGCAATATTCACGATAAATCCATTGCTATCAAAAATATCATCGACGAATTTGACGATTACCTGGAGGCCGGCCTGCATGATACTTCCCCCATGTACATGATGACACTCAATGATTTCTGCCGCACTGTCAAAAACGAATATCAGGCAGAGCTTGCGGACGCTGGTGTGGAACTCACCATAGAATGCGAATCGCCCGCCAGCCAATTCCGCTGCAACTATGAACATATGCGGCGCTTTATTGGAAACCTAATCAGCAACAGCATTCAACACGCAAATGCTGAGCCGCTGAAGCTCCGTCTTGCCTGCTGGCGTGAAAACGAGCAAATCATTCTTTCTTTCAGTGATAATGGGCAGGGCGTCCCGCCGGATATTCTCAGTCATATTTTTGAACCGTTCTTTACAACGGACCGCGGCAGAAAAGTTTCCGGTCTGGGGCTTGCCATTTGTGAAAACATTATTCATACACACGGTGGCACCATCACTGCCGCCAACCAGCCCGCCGGTGGGCTGCAAATACAGGCGCATCTGCCCTGCATCAATGAATAG
- a CDS encoding aminopeptidase — translation MAKKNETETKALTEKLLVNRKNGYFSVNDAKVKKADTFCEGYKEFLQNSKTEREAAASACKIAQEAGFVPYDADKTYAPGDRVYVDNRGKSLLLATIGTEGCKNGVRIEAAHIDCPRLDLKPHPLFEDNDLVQLKTHYYGGLKKYQWTTIPLAMHGRICRKDGTMVDVCVGEKPGDPLFTISDLLPHLARAQQAKTLGKAIEGEKLNVLIGSRPVRDEEGKDVFKLNTMRLLNEQFGITEEDFVSADIVFVPAYRPCDIGFDRALVGAYGQDDRSCAYAELMAAVKVKKPVKTNITVFADREEIGSMGNTGMQSHFLRDFIEDLADSEGVKVRHVLAKSHCLSADVTAAFDPNYADVYDTNNSTYLNNGVGVCKYTGAAGKYDTSDAGAEFVSDIRRLFDKNEVLWQIGEMGKVDAGGGGTVAMYIANMNVDVIDVGVPVLSMHSPFEVVSKLDEYMTYQAMKVFFDAE, via the coding sequence ATGGCTAAAAAGAATGAGACAGAAACCAAGGCATTAACAGAAAAACTGCTGGTCAACCGCAAAAATGGTTATTTCTCCGTAAATGACGCAAAGGTCAAGAAAGCGGATACCTTCTGTGAGGGCTACAAGGAATTCCTTCAGAATTCCAAGACCGAACGGGAAGCCGCAGCCAGTGCATGCAAAATTGCACAGGAAGCGGGCTTCGTTCCGTATGATGCAGATAAAACTTATGCACCGGGCGACCGTGTGTATGTGGACAACCGCGGCAAGTCTTTGCTGCTTGCCACCATTGGCACAGAGGGCTGCAAAAACGGTGTGCGCATAGAGGCAGCCCATATTGACTGCCCGCGCCTGGACCTGAAACCCCATCCGCTTTTTGAGGACAACGACCTTGTCCAGCTGAAAACACATTATTACGGCGGCCTGAAAAAATACCAGTGGACGACCATTCCGCTGGCTATGCACGGCCGTATCTGCCGCAAGGACGGCACAATGGTGGACGTGTGTGTCGGCGAAAAGCCCGGTGACCCGCTGTTCACAATCAGCGACCTGCTGCCACATCTGGCACGGGCACAGCAAGCCAAGACACTGGGCAAGGCGATTGAGGGTGAAAAGCTGAATGTCCTTATCGGCAGTCGCCCGGTACGGGACGAAGAGGGCAAGGACGTTTTCAAGCTGAATACCATGCGCCTGCTGAATGAACAGTTCGGCATTACTGAGGAAGATTTTGTTTCGGCGGATATTGTCTTTGTACCGGCATATCGCCCGTGCGATATCGGCTTTGACCGTGCGCTGGTAGGCGCTTACGGTCAGGACGACCGCTCCTGTGCCTATGCAGAACTGATGGCCGCTGTCAAAGTGAAGAAGCCAGTGAAGACCAACATCACCGTTTTTGCGGACCGTGAAGAGATTGGCAGTATGGGCAATACCGGTATGCAGTCTCATTTCCTGCGTGACTTTATTGAGGACCTTGCCGATTCGGAAGGCGTAAAGGTTCGCCATGTGCTGGCAAAGTCCCACTGCCTTTCCGCGGATGTTACAGCAGCCTTCGACCCCAATTATGCTGACGTTTACGACACAAACAACTCCACTTACCTGAACAATGGCGTAGGCGTGTGCAAGTACACCGGTGCGGCCGGCAAGTACGACACCAGCGATGCCGGTGCGGAATTTGTTTCCGACATTCGCCGCCTGTTTGATAAAAATGAGGTTCTGTGGCAGATTGGCGAAATGGGCAAGGTGGATGCCGGCGGCGGCGGAACGGTTGCTATGTATATTGCCAACATGAATGTGGATGTCATTGATGTGGGCGTACCAGTGCTTTCCATGCACTCTCCTTTCGAGGTTGTCAGCAAGCTGGATGAGTATATGACTTATCAGGCCATGAAAGTATTCTTTGATGCAGAGTAA
- a CDS encoding D-alanyl-D-alanine carboxypeptidase family protein, with product MYTNQNNTRQCPHSPPRRKHHRILFALLAIFLVVLFLWKICIPAVTCMQRSHLPSVSLTSTGSYPVSAKGLNSSNVVLIRRQDGRILMDKGSTQKIYPASMTKIMTVLVALQKTPFLHHKIQITSDILTYAQKQDASLAGFHAGERVQAEDLMYGALLPSGGECCIALARSISGSETAFVALMNQEAKKIGMTGTHFVNSTGLPNVKHYATVKDMALLLDYALQDSTFRSIFTSHTHQCADGITVTSTVFGSKYSTRLINGAILGGKTGYTNKAGHCLASLALVNGSEYILVTAHAIPNGAHIQDAVKVYNRL from the coding sequence ATGTACACAAATCAAAATAATACCCGTCAGTGCCCACATTCGCCGCCGCGGCGAAAACACCATCGTATTCTTTTTGCACTGCTGGCCATTTTTCTGGTTGTTTTATTCCTCTGGAAAATCTGTATTCCCGCCGTTACCTGTATGCAGCGCAGCCATCTGCCCTCCGTTTCCCTAACCAGTACCGGTTCGTACCCTGTTTCCGCAAAAGGGCTGAACAGCAGCAATGTGGTCCTTATTCGGCGGCAGGACGGACGGATTTTAATGGATAAGGGAAGCACACAAAAAATCTATCCCGCTTCCATGACAAAGATTATGACCGTCCTGGTCGCCCTGCAAAAAACGCCGTTTCTGCATCATAAGATTCAAATAACCAGCGACATTCTTACCTATGCACAAAAGCAGGACGCCTCTCTCGCTGGATTCCATGCCGGAGAAAGGGTGCAGGCAGAGGACCTCATGTACGGTGCCCTGCTGCCCAGCGGCGGCGAATGCTGTATCGCGCTGGCAAGGTCCATTTCCGGTTCCGAAACCGCTTTTGTCGCACTGATGAACCAAGAGGCGAAAAAAATCGGCATGACCGGCACACACTTCGTCAATTCCACGGGCCTGCCAAATGTAAAGCACTATGCGACCGTCAAAGATATGGCTCTCCTGTTAGACTACGCTTTGCAGGATTCCACTTTCCGCAGCATTTTTACTTCTCATACACATCAATGTGCCGACGGCATTACCGTTACCAGCACAGTATTCGGCAGCAAATACAGCACCCGCCTGATAAACGGCGCCATTCTCGGCGGAAAAACCGGCTATACCAATAAGGCCGGCCACTGCCTTGCCAGCCTTGCCCTTGTCAACGGCAGCGAATACATTTTAGTAACCGCGCACGCCATCCCAAACGGCGCACATATTCAGGACGCTGTCAAAGTTTACAATCGTCTTTAA
- a CDS encoding response regulator transcription factor: MANAPQKILVVDDDVSILMLLSDVLRENGYAVTTAPTGEEAIALIRKNTFDMIILDIMLKGISGLDVCRRIRGSVSCPILFLSAKDTSKDIVNGLNLGADDYLTKPFMLDELVARINAHLRRESRTAGPQRAHSVLQIGDITLNRDEMNVQKGGSPVQLSTKEFELLAYLMQNAGHTLSREKIYHDVWKTSYGDVGTVAINIKNLREKLDPKWQYIKTVWGSGYRFVTQSSFTDECAGGENTHDKKANGPQ; encoded by the coding sequence TTGGCAAACGCACCGCAAAAAATACTGGTGGTAGATGATGATGTTTCCATTCTCATGCTGCTGTCCGATGTCTTAAGGGAAAATGGCTATGCGGTCACAACCGCTCCCACTGGTGAAGAGGCAATCGCCCTCATTCGGAAAAACACCTTTGACATGATTATTCTGGATATCATGCTCAAAGGTATCAGCGGGCTGGACGTCTGCCGGCGCATCCGCGGCAGCGTCAGCTGCCCTATTCTGTTTTTAAGCGCGAAGGACACCTCCAAAGATATTGTAAATGGTCTGAATCTGGGCGCTGATGACTATCTGACAAAGCCCTTTATGCTGGACGAATTGGTTGCCCGCATCAACGCCCACCTGCGCCGTGAAAGCCGAACGGCTGGACCACAGCGGGCACACTCCGTGCTGCAAATAGGTGACATCACGCTGAACCGTGATGAAATGAACGTACAAAAAGGCGGCTCTCCAGTTCAGCTCTCCACAAAAGAGTTTGAGTTGCTGGCTTACCTTATGCAAAATGCAGGTCACACGCTTTCCCGGGAAAAGATTTACCATGATGTGTGGAAAACGTCCTACGGCGATGTTGGCACCGTTGCTATTAACATAAAAAATCTTCGGGAAAAGCTTGACCCCAAGTGGCAGTACATTAAAACCGTATGGGGTTCCGGCTACCGTTTTGTGACACAAAGCAGCTTTACTGATGAATGCGCGGGAGGTGAAAACACGCATGATAAAAAGGCAAATGGACCGCAGTGA
- a CDS encoding RrF2 family transcriptional regulator, with amino-acid sequence MKISTKGRYGLRAMLELVRANGKLVSLSAIAQQESLSLNYLESIFSQMKHARLVCSATGAQGGYRLAQPADQISAFDVLSSLEGDLSVTEEGPNMPPIRQYLTKNVWDVIDQKVEVILKSTSLKDLLDAQQKKQD; translated from the coding sequence GTGAAAATCTCTACAAAAGGCCGATATGGCCTGCGGGCCATGTTGGAATTGGTCCGTGCAAATGGGAAGCTGGTTTCCCTCTCTGCTATCGCCCAGCAGGAAAGTCTGTCACTGAACTATCTGGAAAGTATTTTTTCACAGATGAAGCACGCGCGGCTGGTTTGCAGTGCAACCGGTGCACAGGGCGGCTACCGGCTGGCACAGCCCGCCGACCAAATCAGCGCTTTTGATGTGCTAAGCTCGCTGGAAGGCGACCTTTCCGTCACGGAGGAAGGACCAAACATGCCGCCTATCCGTCAGTACTTAACCAAAAACGTCTGGGATGTTATCGACCAGAAAGTAGAAGTTATTCTAAAAAGCACTTCCCTAAAAGATTTACTCGACGCACAACAGAAGAAGCAGGACTAA
- a CDS encoding sensor histidine kinase, producing MKPNKQQNRTAAPPAAKAKRRFLFSIRNLRDSWKNVGIKWRIFSVFVVFTVVVLVVLWIFQTVLFDNFYEHTKRRELQQASETIQKNLNSPNLGSMIEETARNGQIYAVGIRSDGSILFSSDFSPNRFSGFVGEHLMQVMGKTLEEGGNHYEVISGHSSRLAAGDRALVYATVKQDSGSAYMIFLYTILTPMDATIRTIRTQIVWLTFILLGTGALLALYLSRHIGKPIIKITETAKELATGDYDIAFEETGYEEIAQLARTLNYAAHELGQVEHLQRDLVANVSHDLRTPLTMISGYAEIMRDLPGENTPENVQIIIDEANRLTSLVNDTLDLSKLQSGTQKVQKTEFNLTDNIRHILHRYDKMTDYVLSFDADRDVVVYADELKMSQVVYNLINNAITYTGKDRRVMLRQLVDGSQVKVEVTDTGEGIPEDKLKDIWKRYYKVDKEHKRAQIGTGLGLSIVKTILDMHDGTYGVRSAVGKGSTFWFSLTVKRELPLADKKNSLQAENAEGVEQK from the coding sequence TTGAAGCCGAATAAACAGCAGAACAGAACGGCCGCCCCGCCGGCTGCGAAAGCAAAAAGAAGATTCCTGTTTTCTATTCGGAATTTGAGGGATTCATGGAAAAACGTGGGCATCAAATGGCGCATTTTCAGCGTCTTTGTTGTCTTCACGGTTGTTGTTTTGGTGGTTCTGTGGATTTTCCAAACCGTTTTGTTCGACAATTTTTATGAGCATACGAAGAGACGGGAACTGCAGCAGGCTTCCGAAACCATACAGAAAAATTTAAATAGTCCAAACCTTGGCAGCATGATTGAGGAAACAGCACGCAATGGGCAAATTTATGCAGTTGGCATTCGCTCGGACGGCAGTATCCTGTTCAGCAGCGACTTTTCACCTAACCGGTTTTCCGGCTTTGTGGGGGAACACCTGATGCAGGTAATGGGAAAAACGTTGGAGGAAGGCGGCAATCACTACGAGGTAATCAGCGGCCACAGCTCGCGCCTTGCTGCGGGGGACCGTGCACTGGTGTACGCGACTGTAAAGCAGGACAGCGGCAGCGCCTACATGATTTTTCTGTATACCATTTTAACACCTATGGACGCAACCATTCGAACCATTCGTACGCAGATTGTTTGGCTGACATTTATTCTGCTGGGGACCGGCGCACTGCTGGCACTGTATCTTTCCCGCCATATTGGAAAGCCGATTATTAAAATTACAGAAACGGCCAAAGAACTGGCAACTGGCGATTATGATATTGCTTTTGAGGAAACGGGTTATGAGGAAATCGCACAGCTGGCGCGGACGCTGAACTATGCCGCCCATGAACTGGGGCAGGTGGAGCATTTACAGCGCGATTTGGTGGCAAATGTCAGCCATGACCTGCGCACACCGCTGACCATGATTTCCGGCTATGCCGAGATTATGCGGGACCTGCCGGGAGAAAACACGCCGGAAAATGTGCAGATTATCATTGATGAGGCGAACCGGCTAACCTCATTGGTCAACGATACGTTAGACCTCAGCAAGCTGCAGTCTGGTACACAGAAAGTGCAAAAGACGGAATTTAACTTAACCGATAATATCCGTCACATTCTGCACCGCTACGATAAAATGACGGACTATGTGTTGTCTTTTGATGCAGACCGCGACGTTGTGGTGTATGCGGATGAACTGAAAATGTCACAGGTCGTATATAATTTGATTAACAATGCCATTACCTATACCGGAAAGGACCGCCGGGTTATGCTGCGACAGCTTGTTGATGGCAGTCAGGTAAAGGTAGAAGTGACAGATACCGGAGAGGGCATTCCGGAGGATAAGCTGAAGGATATTTGGAAACGGTACTACAAAGTAGATAAAGAGCATAAACGCGCACAAATTGGCACAGGCTTGGGGCTGTCCATTGTAAAAACGATTTTGGATATGCACGACGGAACCTACGGTGTGCGCAGCGCGGTCGGGAAAGGCAGCACATTCTGGTTTTCGCTGACCGTAAAAAGAGAACTGCCGCTGGCGGACAAAAAGAACAGCCTGCAGGCAGAAAATGCAGAAGGAGTGGAGCAGAAATGA
- a CDS encoding iron-containing alcohol dehydrogenase — MQSFEFHCPTEVVFGKSTEQKTAQEIKKFGGSRVFLIYGGGSAVHSGLIGRMKDNLREADLPYEMMGGVQPNPRLSFAREAVKRAQTFGADFILAVGGGSVIDTAKAVAIGLADDSRDIWDYWCKKAPVTGAAPVGVVLTIPASGSETSDSAVLTDEESKRKRGLSTDFNRPRFAVLNPELTYTLPPFQLSCGITDMLMHTLDRYFTVDCNNQLTDEIAEAVMRIIIRNGQIAHCHPHDYDAMSELMWCGSISHNGLTGLGNEKDFSVHQLGHELSAKFDIAHGASLSAVWDSWANYASPSAPQRFARYAENVWGVHNGSDEEKSRSGIALTIRFFRFLGMPTCFSELQGVGIQPDAVLHQMADSCMYSGKRTVGTFCKLDIPAAHEIYQNANY, encoded by the coding sequence ATGCAGAGCTTTGAATTTCACTGCCCGACGGAAGTCGTTTTTGGCAAAAGTACAGAGCAGAAAACAGCGCAGGAAATCAAAAAATTTGGCGGCAGCCGCGTTTTCCTGATTTACGGCGGCGGCAGCGCGGTCCACAGCGGACTAATTGGACGTATGAAGGACAACCTGCGTGAAGCAGATCTTCCCTATGAGATGATGGGAGGCGTGCAGCCAAACCCCCGCCTTTCATTTGCACGGGAAGCTGTGAAACGTGCACAGACTTTTGGTGCTGACTTTATTTTGGCTGTTGGCGGCGGCAGTGTCATAGATACTGCTAAGGCTGTAGCAATCGGTCTTGCGGACGACAGCAGGGATATTTGGGATTATTGGTGTAAAAAAGCGCCGGTTACGGGCGCTGCTCCAGTCGGTGTCGTTCTGACTATTCCGGCCTCCGGCAGTGAAACCAGTGACTCCGCTGTTTTGACGGATGAGGAAAGCAAACGCAAGCGCGGGCTGAGTACAGACTTTAACCGCCCGCGGTTTGCCGTGCTGAATCCGGAACTTACATATACGCTGCCGCCGTTCCAGCTTTCCTGCGGCATTACAGATATGCTGATGCACACGCTGGACCGCTACTTTACCGTTGACTGCAACAATCAGCTGACGGATGAGATTGCCGAAGCGGTTATGCGGATTATTATCCGCAACGGGCAGATTGCACACTGCCATCCGCACGACTATGATGCCATGAGCGAACTGATGTGGTGCGGCAGCATTTCACACAACGGTCTGACGGGACTCGGCAACGAAAAGGACTTTTCTGTTCACCAGCTGGGCCATGAACTGAGTGCCAAGTTTGACATTGCCCATGGGGCAAGTTTGTCCGCTGTATGGGATTCTTGGGCCAACTACGCATCACCCAGTGCGCCGCAGCGCTTTGCCCGCTATGCGGAAAATGTGTGGGGCGTTCATAATGGCTCCGACGAGGAAAAGTCCCGTTCTGGAATTGCACTGACGATTCGGTTCTTCCGGTTTTTGGGAATGCCAACCTGCTTTTCCGAGCTGCAGGGAGTCGGCATTCAGCCGGATGCCGTTCTGCACCAGATGGCAGACAGCTGTATGTACAGCGGAAAACGCACGGTAGGGACGTTCTGCAAATTGGATATCCCTGCGGCGCATGAGATTTATCAGAACGCAAATTATTGA
- a CDS encoding response regulator transcription factor, with protein MYRLLVVDDEEKIRLLIRKYAEFEGYSVVEAGDGMEAVQICREHPRDFDLIIMDVMMPELDGFSAVKEIRKVCQAPVLMLSARGEEYDKIHGFELGIDDYVVKPFSPKELMMRVAAIIKRTGSFNGPKKKVISFEGLKIDFTARIVTVDGVKTELSPKEYDLLFYMVTNRNIALTREQLITNVWGYDFYGDDRTLDTHIKLLRKSLGPYAKFIVTLRGVGYRFEAE; from the coding sequence ATGTATCGGCTGTTAGTTGTAGATGATGAGGAAAAAATCCGGCTGCTTATCCGCAAATATGCGGAATTCGAGGGCTATTCTGTAGTAGAGGCTGGCGACGGCATGGAGGCAGTGCAGATATGCCGGGAGCACCCACGTGATTTTGATTTAATAATTATGGATGTCATGATGCCGGAACTGGACGGTTTTTCCGCCGTTAAAGAAATCCGCAAAGTATGTCAGGCACCGGTTCTGATGCTTTCCGCACGCGGTGAAGAGTACGATAAAATTCACGGCTTTGAGCTGGGCATTGACGACTATGTTGTAAAGCCTTTTTCCCCCAAGGAACTGATGATGCGGGTTGCCGCAATTATCAAGCGTACCGGTTCTTTCAACGGTCCGAAAAAGAAAGTTATTTCCTTTGAGGGACTAAAGATTGACTTTACAGCACGCATTGTTACGGTGGACGGTGTGAAAACGGAGCTTTCGCCCAAAGAATATGATTTGCTTTTTTATATGGTTACCAACCGCAATATTGCGCTGACCAGGGAACAGCTGATTACCAATGTGTGGGGCTACGATTTTTACGGAGATGACCGTACGCTGGATACGCATATTAAGCTGCTGCGTAAGAGTTTGGGACCGTATGCTAAATTTATTGTCACACTCAGAGGGGTGGGATATCGCTTTGAAGCCGAATAA
- a CDS encoding RrF2 family transcriptional regulator, translated as MKLSTRSRYALEGMLYLAAFGQGGPVPVKEISEATGISTAYLEQIFFLLKKAGLVVTIRGSRGGFLPAKPLSDITAGMVVRAIDGAICPVRCVADPSLCASNRIAVCATRPLWIRVANAISDTLDGMTLESLKNGFLAEREVQKP; from the coding sequence TTGAAACTGTCCACCCGCAGCCGCTACGCCCTGGAAGGAATGCTGTACCTTGCCGCCTTTGGTCAAGGAGGCCCTGTGCCGGTTAAGGAAATTTCAGAGGCAACCGGCATTTCTACAGCCTATCTGGAGCAAATCTTCTTCCTGCTGAAAAAAGCTGGCCTTGTTGTGACTATCCGCGGCAGCCGGGGTGGCTTTCTTCCGGCAAAACCGCTGTCCGACATCACCGCCGGCATGGTCGTACGCGCTATAGACGGTGCCATCTGCCCCGTGCGGTGTGTCGCGGACCCGTCCCTGTGCGCTTCCAACCGGATTGCTGTTTGTGCTACCCGCCCGCTCTGGATTCGCGTGGCAAATGCTATTTCGGACACACTGGACGGCATGACACTGGAAAGTCTGAAAAATGGCTTTCTGGCAGAAAGGGAGGTACAAAAGCCGTGA
- a CDS encoding Mrp/NBP35 family ATP-binding protein, whose product MSECTHDCSTCAQNCGERQEPQSLLKQPNPKSSIKKVIGIVSGKGGVGKSLVTAMMAVLLHRRGYRTGVLDADITGPSIPKAFGVHGRAMMQDQCVLPCASKTGIDVMSVNLMLENETDPVVWRGPIIANMVTQFWTDVLWKDIDFLFVDMPPGTGDVPLTVFQSIPLDGILVVTSPQELVSMIVAKAVTMANMMHVPILGVVENMSYVKCPSCGEKIPVFGESHIEEATKKYGLKVLAHGPLDPQIAFKIDKGCAEDVDAPWLDPAADEVEVLLKK is encoded by the coding sequence ATGAGCGAATGTACCCATGACTGCAGCACCTGCGCCCAGAACTGCGGGGAGCGCCAGGAACCACAGAGTCTTTTGAAGCAGCCAAACCCGAAAAGCAGCATTAAAAAAGTGATTGGCATTGTCAGCGGCAAGGGCGGCGTTGGCAAAAGCCTTGTTACCGCAATGATGGCCGTTCTGCTGCATCGCCGCGGTTACCGCACTGGTGTGCTGGACGCCGATATTACAGGTCCTTCCATTCCGAAGGCGTTTGGTGTTCATGGGCGTGCCATGATGCAGGACCAGTGTGTGCTGCCGTGCGCCAGCAAAACCGGCATTGATGTGATGAGCGTGAACTTGATGCTGGAGAATGAAACAGACCCCGTTGTTTGGCGTGGACCGATTATTGCAAATATGGTCACGCAGTTCTGGACGGACGTCCTTTGGAAAGACATTGATTTTCTGTTTGTCGATATGCCTCCCGGAACGGGTGACGTGCCGCTGACGGTGTTTCAGTCTATTCCGCTGGATGGCATTCTGGTAGTTACCTCTCCGCAGGAGCTGGTTTCCATGATTGTTGCCAAGGCAGTGACCATGGCCAACATGATGCATGTTCCCATTCTTGGCGTAGTCGAAAACATGAGCTATGTAAAATGCCCGTCCTGTGGGGAGAAAATCCCTGTCTTTGGGGAAAGCCATATCGAAGAGGCCACGAAAAAGTATGGCCTGAAAGTTTTAGCACATGGACCGCTTGACCCGCAGATTGCTTTCAAAATTGACAAGGGCTGTGCGGAAGATGTAGATGCTCCATGGCTGGACCCAGCGGCGGATGAGGTAGAGGTACTGCTGAAAAAGTAA